In Desulfonatronum thioautotrophicum, the genomic window GTTCAAGGTGTTCCTGAAAAAACAGGGTCTCCTGACCTGAAGGCGGGTGAGCGCTCGTGCCGGACTTGAGCAAAAACGAGATACGCCGGGCGGTCCGCCTGACCCGGGGAGGACTGCTCGTGGCCGGCGTGTTCAGTTTTTTCATCAACGCCCTGATGTTGATTCCGATCTTTTACATGTTCCAGATTTTGCGTCGGGTGATCCCCAGCGGAAATACGGACACGCTGCTGATGCTGTCCCTGATCGCGATTTTTCTGGTCTGCATCATGGGTGTGCTGAGCTGGCTGCGCAAGGTCATCCTCGCCAGGATCGCGGCGGGGATCGAGGCCATGCTCGAGCCGCGCACCTTTGACGTTGTTTTTGAGGAGAACCTGCAAACCGGTGGGGAGGTCGGCACGCAATCCCTTTCGGACCTTGCCACGCTCCAACGGTTTTTCGCCGGATCCAGCGTCGTGGCCCTGTTCGACGCGCCCTGGCTCCCCTTTTTCATTGCCATCTTGTACCTCCTTCATCCCGTTTTCGGGTATATCGCCATTTTCGGCGGAGCGGTTTTGGTTTTTCTGGCCATCCTGAACAACCGCATCAATCGCGAGGACAACGAGACCCAGAATCACAAGGCCGTCCAGGCCAAGCGCACCCTGGGCATGCAACTGCGCAACGCGGAGGTGGTGGAGGCCCTGGGCATGCGCTCCGGGATCCAGGATAGTTGGAAAAACCTGCGCCAGGAGCGGACCGAACTGAAACTGCGCACCGTGGAGCGGGCGGCGATGGTCAAAAGCTTCACCCGCGTGTTTCGGCTGATGCTCGGCAAGGCCGTGCTGGGCTACGGGGCCTATCTGGTCATTCAGGGTGAAATGCTCGCGGCAACCATGATCGTCGGCTCCATTCTCATGGGAAGGGCCCTTTCCCCCCTGAACAAGATCATCGGTTCATGGAAAATGCTCGGCGACACCCGGATCGCCTATAACCGCCTCACCGAACTTTACCGTATTTTTCCGGAAAAGCCCCGCTCAGTGTCTCTTCCCCAACCATCCGGGCATCTTCGGGCCGTCAAGGCGTCCGTGCGGCCACCAGGTTCGTCCTCCGCATCCCTGAGGCAGGCCAGCTTTGAAATCATCCCCGGCGAGTGCGTCGGCGTGATCGGTCCCAGCGGGTCGGGCAAGTCCACTTTGACCCGGGCGGTCCTCGGCATCTGGCCGACCAGTGCCGGAAAGATCCGCCTGGACGGGGCCGAGGCCTCGAAATGGAACCGCGCGGAGTTGGGGCCGCACCTTGGCTATCTTCCCCAGGACGTGGAACTGTTCAACGGAACCGTGGCGGAAAATATCGCCCGCTTCCAGGAGCACCGGGACGAGGACGTGATCGAGGCGGCTCGTTTGGCTGGAGTACACGAGATGATCCTGCGCCTGCCGCTGGGGTACGAGACTCCCGTGGGGGTGGGCGGCAGCCGTTTGTCGGCGGGCCAGCGTCAAAGGGTAGCCCTTGCGCGCGCCTTATTCGGGAAGCCCTGCCTGGTCGTGCTGGACGAACCCAACTCGAACCTGGATACGGAAGGCGACGAGGCGCTGATCGCGGTTTTGCGCACGCTCAAGCAACGAGGCGCAACGGTGATCATCGTGACCCACAAACCTGACGTGCTCAAGGCGGTGGACCGCGTCATGACCCTGGAAGACGGGAGGATCAAGACCTTTTCCACTGTGGAAAAGCCAAAACAACGCATTAAAAAACGCCGCAAAAAGGCCTCCCGGCCACTGGTCGAGCCGCCCTGCATCCCGCCCCCCGGCGAGCCGATGCTCATGCTGGAAAGCGGGGCTGGAACATGAACAGGGGCGCTCCTGCCAACGGGCCCGAGACGCTGCCCGATACAAGCCGCCACACAAAAATCGGCTTGTTCGTGGTTGTCGTCCTGTTCGGCGGCTTCCTGCTCTGGGCGACCCTCGCGCCCTTGGACAATGCGTCAGTGGCCCAGGGGGTGGTGACCGTGGACACCTATCGCAAGGCCGTGCAGCACCTGGAAGGAGGCATCATCGCCGAAATCCCGGTGCGCGAGGGCGACCATGTGGAAGCCGGTCAGGTGGTCCTGCGTCTGCACGAGATTCAACCCATGGCCGAACTGGAGATCGTCCGCGGCCAACTTGCGTCGGCCTTGGCCAGACAGGGCCGGCTGGAGGCGGAGCGCGGGCAGTCGGACAACATCGCGTTTCCGGAGGCCCTGGACCGGATCCAACTGGATACGCGGCAACGCGACGAGTTCAAAGACGTCCAGGTGGACCTCTTCCAGGCGCGCAAGCAGGAATACCATGACCAGCTGCGGATGCTGGGGCAACGAAAGGAACGTCTGGCCGAAACCCTGAAAGGCCTCGTGGAGCGTCAGCGCCTGCTGGACACGATCATGCAAAGCCACCGAGACGAACTCGGCAGGCACGAGTCTTTGTTGGACCAGGGCCATGGGGATTTCATGCGCATCCTGACCACGGAGCGAAACCTGGCCGAAGCGGAGCGGGATCTTTCAGACGCGAGGACGAATTACGCGGAAACCCGCATCCAACTGGAGGAAACCCGGGCTGAACTTTCCCATGTCCGCCACCGCCGACAGGCCGACGTGGTCCAAGAGCTTCAGGGGACGCACGATGAAGTACTGGCCCTGCTCGAACGTGAGCGGATCCTGATGGACAGACTGGAACGGGCAAAGGCGCGCGCGCCGGTGAGCGGGCGCGTCGTCAATCTGCAGGTTCACACCGTTGGGGGGGTGATCGGCCCCGGCCAGACCGTCATGGAGATCCTTCCCAGGGAAGACGTTCTCGTTGTCGACGCCCAGGTCAACCCCGCCGACATCGACCGGGTTTACAAAGGCATGCGGGCCAGGGTGCGCTTTTCGACCCTGGGCAAACGCGCCACCCCGGAGTTGACGGGCAAGGTGCTGCTGGTTTCCGCGGACGTGATCAACTCTCCATCCACCGGCAAACCGTTTTTTCTGGCCCGCATCCTGGTCGACGAAGAGGAATTCAGCAAGCTTGAGGGCGTGGAGGTCGTGCCGGGAATGCCCGTGGAGGTGATGATCGTCCTTGGCGAACGCTCTCTGATCAGCTACCTGTTCCGTCCCTTGCTGGACGCCATGGCCCGCTCGTTCACCGAGAAATAGCGACCCACCCGGGAGAAGAGGGACATGTCCGGCGAAACAGCAGACACGAACTATTCGGCATTCTTCAATCCAGAGCGGCGCATGCCGAAGTTCAACCCGACCTCCGACGACCTTGTTCTTCTTGAGCATATGGAGCGAGCCTTTCGCGGCCCTCCCGGCAAACCTGGCAACGAGTTGGATGCGTTGTTTGCCCGATCAAGTTTCCCTCAACACTTTTATCGTCTCGCGATGGTCCTCTACGCTCCCGGAGAAAAACGGATTTTGATCAGCCGGTCCGGGCAGCCCGGCGACCTTCGCTTTTCCAACGTTTTCCATCGGCTGTTGATCCATCCTCGCCGCGAACGACTTGCCGGCAAGAATTTTCGCCTTCAGCTGGATTTCGTAC contains:
- a CDS encoding type I secretion system permease/ATPase gives rise to the protein MPDLSKNEIRRAVRLTRGGLLVAGVFSFFINALMLIPIFYMFQILRRVIPSGNTDTLLMLSLIAIFLVCIMGVLSWLRKVILARIAAGIEAMLEPRTFDVVFEENLQTGGEVGTQSLSDLATLQRFFAGSSVVALFDAPWLPFFIAILYLLHPVFGYIAIFGGAVLVFLAILNNRINREDNETQNHKAVQAKRTLGMQLRNAEVVEALGMRSGIQDSWKNLRQERTELKLRTVERAAMVKSFTRVFRLMLGKAVLGYGAYLVIQGEMLAATMIVGSILMGRALSPLNKIIGSWKMLGDTRIAYNRLTELYRIFPEKPRSVSLPQPSGHLRAVKASVRPPGSSSASLRQASFEIIPGECVGVIGPSGSGKSTLTRAVLGIWPTSAGKIRLDGAEASKWNRAELGPHLGYLPQDVELFNGTVAENIARFQEHRDEDVIEAARLAGVHEMILRLPLGYETPVGVGGSRLSAGQRQRVALARALFGKPCLVVLDEPNSNLDTEGDEALIAVLRTLKQRGATVIIVTHKPDVLKAVDRVMTLEDGRIKTFSTVEKPKQRIKKRRKKASRPLVEPPCIPPPGEPMLMLESGAGT
- a CDS encoding HlyD family type I secretion periplasmic adaptor subunit; protein product: MNRGAPANGPETLPDTSRHTKIGLFVVVVLFGGFLLWATLAPLDNASVAQGVVTVDTYRKAVQHLEGGIIAEIPVREGDHVEAGQVVLRLHEIQPMAELEIVRGQLASALARQGRLEAERGQSDNIAFPEALDRIQLDTRQRDEFKDVQVDLFQARKQEYHDQLRMLGQRKERLAETLKGLVERQRLLDTIMQSHRDELGRHESLLDQGHGDFMRILTTERNLAEAERDLSDARTNYAETRIQLEETRAELSHVRHRRQADVVQELQGTHDEVLALLERERILMDRLERAKARAPVSGRVVNLQVHTVGGVIGPGQTVMEILPREDVLVVDAQVNPADIDRVYKGMRARVRFSTLGKRATPELTGKVLLVSADVINSPSTGKPFFLARILVDEEEFSKLEGVEVVPGMPVEVMIVLGERSLISYLFRPLLDAMARSFTEK